From the Catharus ustulatus isolate bCatUst1 chromosome 2, bCatUst1.pri.v2, whole genome shotgun sequence genome, the window CTCCTGCAGTCCCAGCATAAGGCCACTTGCCCCCTTCCTCTTCTTCGTGGCCCACAGTTACCTCAGCACCAGAGAGCACCTTTGCTGCCAGCACTGGAGAaatgcagcacaggctgcaacAGAAGGAATTGTAAGAGCAATTCTACAACATCCCTGTTCCAGAACTTGCTTACAATTGACAGGATTCAAATGGACACAGCCTTGAAAATCTGAGATACATCACAAGGCAACTTCCTCTCAGCATTTTCTCTGCATCTCCTTTGACAAACAACTACACACACAGAtcttgaaaaatgcatttaaaaaataaactacaaaTTATAAAAACAGAAGATACTTTTTCCAGTTCCAACAACAACAGCTGCACATTCCAACAAAACACAGGTAGTCTCCAAGCTCACACTTCCAAACAAATGCCATCCAACTCACAAACATACCCAATAGGTTTGCCTGCTTTGTGGAAGTCTTTCAGGACTCGCTCAACTTCTCTGTTCACCTTGCAATCCTTCCCATCAACAGCAAAGGTAGATCTGTCACAACAAAAAACTTACACAAGGCTCAGTATAAACCTACAAACAGAGGTATTTGCCTGCCTGCTGAGAAAGGCTCCAAAGCATCATCCCAAACTTAACAGCTACTAAAACATTGGTTAAAAACACTTTGTTAGATGACCATCAATGCTTCAGCCAAAATGTCTTTCTTCTAAGGCTTTGGTCTGCCAGAAGTCCCTTATTtaataaaagtatttcaaaatgaGAATTATCAAATCAGCTTTCTAGGATTACTGAGAAGTTGAACAGCAAtcttttcaaagaagaaaagtatgtaagaagaaaagggaagtaACATTCAGTTTCTCAAAGCCAACAAAAAAGCATCTCAATAGCAAGATAATCAGTATTCCACATGGCCAAcagtttttgtttcctttttctattttctgagCCAGCTGTTGTTTTATAATTATAAAGCAacaggggattttttggtaGGCAAGGAGGAAGAAACACAATAATAACACTACAAGCACCTGAAACCATTCAAGTTTTACCTTTACTTCCCTCAGACCCAAAAAGAAACACCAGtagggggaggaaaaaggacTTCTTATGCATTATCCTGAAAATTATCCTGAAATCTCATCAACATTAttcacagaatttaaaacaaGACAAGACTTTGAAAGGAGTTATCCTTATTAATTAGGAGTTACATATGTTGTAAATAAGGCCATTTATGGATTTTATTGTGTGAATCTTGGTCCATAGAATGaacagaatggtttgtgctGGAAGGGAGCTTCAAGAtaatctcattccaacccctctgccataAGCAGGAACCACTCtgcatccaacctggctttgaatattgccagggatggggcatccacagcttctctgacaACCTGttgcagtgcctcaccatccttACAGCAAGCACCTGCTTCTtaatatctcatctaaaccCACTCTCactttgaagccattctcccttgtaCTGTCACACCAgacccttgtaaaaagtctccTTCCATCTTTTCTGCAAATTTCCTTCAGGTATTGAATGGCTGCAATTAGATCACTCCAATTCTCTTTGCCAGGCTGATTATGCATAGTTAATTGTGAATATTTAGCTGAGGAATGTGATGCTGAGCTGGCACTCACAAGTTTTTGGCGGCTCCGAATCCACCGGGGAATATGACAGCGTCGTGGTCTGCTGTAGTGAGCTTAGCCAGGCTTGTGATTTTACCACGAGCAATTCTTGCAGATTCCACTAAAACATTCCTTGAAgaaccagaaataaaacaatgtgATCAATTAAGCAtttgcacacagagcagtgtaAGTAAAGTCTTGCAGAagaagaggagggtgaggaagggaggaagcAAGAACACTGGTGTTTAGTAACTGAAGCTACTGGTGgttctgaaatgctgctgctgggaaacaCAGGCACTGACAGAAAACTCATGTAGTATCTTCTCTCCACACATCACAGACTTACCTTGACTCAGCTTCAGCTGGCTGCCCTTTACTGTGGTCAATGACATGCAtctgaggcacatctggagcaTACATCTGAACCTCAGCTCCCCCACGGCTCAGGTGTACCAGCACACTACAAAAATGGAGATACAGCACGcagaaaactttaaaactgCTAAATCTGCTACAAATACTCCACCAACTGACACATCCTACCAAAGCAGGCAAGCAGGAACAACAAAAGTTTCCTTTCTCCAAGTTCCCAGGTGTTGTGGAAGAATCCCACAATTAACATAGCCATTACCATTTAATCTAGGTCTAGGTGACACATTTCTTATTAATTCACAGTGAGAGTTAATTCCACTTCAGCATTAACAATTCTGTTGTTAGATTTAGCCCCAGGAACAGAAACTCAAGTGGTTCTGAAATTAAGTCTGTATTAACTCTCTTGAGATTGAATCTGgaattctgaatttctgtttctgaagagTCTCTCTCAGACTCATTGTTCTGGTATCACATGCACAGTGCTGCATCTTTGGACTGTTCTACAAGAATGCAGCCTGAGCTCAAAATTATGCTGTGAGAAAACTGTGAGAAAGCTTCATCATTCATCACTCAGGGTAATTCTGATTGCCAgagacagcaaaaataaatgaaacaaactGCAGCAATGTAATGGAGAATTTTTGGAGTCCCAAAAATCAACTTACGCTGATGCCTCGTGGATTTCTGTGCCATCATAGACACCACAGCCAGACAGGACCTGCAGTGATAAAATAACAGAGTACTGCAGGTGACACAAAACTCCCCACAGGATCTCTCACAAggcaagatttaaaaaaaatagttaacaAATGACAATTTAAAAGCAAGGTTTTACTATGCCAGCGAACACCATGCTTTTAGCACTGGTGTCACCACTTGACACACTGCAGAACTGGCATTTCCTATTTATAGCAACCCATCACAGGGCTCAGAAATATCCACTACTTATTTCCTGGCTTATATATTTATACCACAGCTAATAAACTGACATGTTACCCTTAGGTATGTTTTTATTGTGCACACAGTGGGCTGTTCTGAGCGTCATTCATCATTCTTATGAAGTGGAACACTTCGTCACCCAGCTGCACATCAGTCAGAAGAGGGACAGGAATGCACTTTGAGGTGGCTCTTAAAACAAACTGCTTtacctgctgctgtgttttacCTGAGCAGAGATCAACAGCTAAATCACTTTCAATGCAATAATACAATTCTGCTGTATTAGCCATGCCTTTCTTTAACAATGTGGAAATACtacttttaatttgtttataaacaccagagaataaaaag encodes:
- the GATD3 gene encoding glutamine amidotransferase-like class 1 domain-containing protein 3A, mitochondrial, which translates into the protein MLSSRAPALCTALRRAAPGGLASLHSSAQRWRAARVAVVLSGCGVYDGTEIHEASAVLVHLSRGGAEVQMYAPDVPQMHVIDHSKGQPAEAESRNVLVESARIARGKITSLAKLTTADHDAVIFPGGFGAAKNLSTFAVDGKDCKVNREVERVLKDFHKAGKPIGLCCISPVLAAKVLSGAEVTVGHEEEEGGKWPYAGTAGAIKELGAKHCVKEVTEAHVDTKNKVVTTPAFMCETALHHIFDGIGAMVKNVLKLTGK